In the genome of Paenibacillus sp. FSL R5-0766, one region contains:
- a CDS encoding ABC transporter permease, with protein MNFRQFAINNVVRNKRIYLAHFLSSTFSVMIFFTYALLLFHPDLKAGLKGSSGTVTLLANQGFMIAEIIIFIFSFLFLLYSVGSFLKTRKKEFGIFLIIGMTRKQMNRLLFMENMCIGLASIITGIGLGIIFGKLILLICGSMLAVENSLRFYFPLKGIALTAGAFLLLFVVIAMSSSLLIRKGTLIDLVKSEEKPKPEPKASRLLALLSVLLIGGGYAGVFTFVWISFSFPLLLASVVVVIAGTYFLFTQLSVYIIRALKRNPRLFFRKTNLLFLSELTYRMKDNAIMFFMVSIISASSFTGIGTMLAIADPGLSSMSNPYAFSYMNNWDTPNSERHIRKIEETLIDHQVPYVKGSYAHIPENNNGRIIKLSDYNRLAKALGYEERTLKQVDESFMTPSNLAVRKKYRDQAEQGFSGTEVDLEIDNRSEQIRLVTPGTDIVIPFQNEINLYVVTNELFEKLSPAYNEEVGMPEGFYSSRTIQFIVKDWMGTRSFAPELIKSIQDDHSDRGYYEVSALVVDWLNSKQTNGIILILSGLIGIVFFTFAASFTYFRLYADLERDEAQYRMIGKMGLSRPELRKIVTRQLLLMFFLPILVAVIHSSVAFVALQQLVDFSVFGYSLRIFLVFASMQILYFALVRWRYLRHMYSKLV; from the coding sequence ATGAATTTTCGCCAGTTCGCCATTAATAACGTTGTTCGCAACAAACGAATTTATCTGGCTCATTTTCTGAGCAGTACATTTTCCGTTATGATCTTTTTTACTTACGCATTGCTCCTGTTCCATCCTGATTTGAAAGCGGGGTTAAAGGGATCAAGTGGTACGGTTACGTTGCTTGCGAATCAGGGGTTTATGATTGCAGAGATCATTATATTCATTTTTTCATTCCTGTTCCTGCTCTATTCCGTTGGTTCATTCCTGAAGACACGCAAGAAGGAATTTGGTATTTTCCTGATCATTGGTATGACACGTAAACAGATGAACAGGCTTCTGTTTATGGAGAACATGTGTATCGGATTAGCTTCCATTATTACCGGTATCGGACTCGGAATTATTTTCGGCAAATTGATTCTGCTGATCTGTGGCTCCATGCTGGCTGTTGAGAACAGCCTTCGATTCTATTTTCCACTGAAAGGCATTGCCCTGACGGCTGGTGCATTTCTGCTGCTGTTTGTTGTGATCGCGATGTCATCATCCTTGCTCATTCGTAAAGGAACTCTCATAGACCTTGTGAAATCAGAGGAGAAACCGAAACCGGAACCCAAAGCATCACGTCTGCTCGCCTTGTTATCGGTATTGTTAATTGGCGGGGGTTATGCAGGAGTATTTACTTTTGTATGGATAAGCTTCTCCTTTCCGTTATTACTCGCAAGTGTCGTTGTTGTTATTGCAGGTACGTACTTTTTGTTCACACAGCTCAGTGTATATATCATTCGGGCACTGAAAAGAAATCCAAGGTTGTTTTTCCGTAAAACTAATCTGCTCTTTTTATCTGAACTTACCTATCGAATGAAAGATAACGCCATCATGTTTTTCATGGTAAGTATCATTTCAGCTTCTTCATTTACGGGAATTGGCACCATGCTTGCTATTGCTGACCCGGGGTTGTCGTCCATGTCGAATCCGTACGCATTCAGTTATATGAATAACTGGGATACTCCCAACTCCGAGCGACATATTCGGAAGATTGAAGAAACGTTGATTGATCATCAAGTTCCCTACGTGAAGGGCAGTTATGCTCATATACCTGAAAATAATAATGGAAGGATTATCAAACTGAGTGATTATAACCGTCTGGCGAAGGCACTTGGGTACGAAGAACGTACGTTGAAACAGGTCGATGAGTCATTTATGACACCTAGCAATTTGGCGGTTCGTAAGAAGTACCGTGATCAGGCTGAACAAGGATTCTCAGGGACGGAGGTCGATCTGGAGATTGATAATCGGTCGGAACAGATTCGGCTAGTGACACCTGGTACCGATATTGTGATTCCTTTTCAAAATGAAATTAATCTCTACGTTGTAACCAACGAATTGTTTGAGAAGTTGAGCCCGGCGTATAACGAGGAAGTTGGCATGCCTGAAGGTTTCTATTCGAGTCGAACGATACAATTTATCGTGAAAGATTGGATGGGTACACGCAGCTTTGCTCCTGAATTGATCAAATCCATTCAAGATGATCATTCCGACAGAGGTTATTACGAGGTCAGCGCGCTTGTGGTGGATTGGCTTAATTCCAAGCAGACCAATGGCATCATTCTAATTTTGAGCGGCCTGATTGGCATTGTTTTCTTCACCTTTGCAGCAAGTTTCACGTATTTCAGACTTTACGCAGATCTAGAACGGGATGAAGCGCAGTATCGCATGATTGGCAAAATGGGACTGAGTCGTCCCGAACTCCGTAAGATCGTAACAAGGCAGCTATTGCTTATGTTTTTCCTGCCAATTCTGGTGGCGGTCATCCACAGTTCGGTTGCCTTTGTAGCGTTACAGCAACTGGTTGACTTCTCGGTCTTCGGATACAGCCTGCGCATTTTCTTGGTGTTTGCTTCCATGCAGATTCTGTATTTTGCACTTGTGCGCTGGCGGTATCTACGTCACATGTATTCCAAATTAGTTTAG
- a CDS encoding NADH:flavin oxidoreductase translates to MNVPSALFKPFTSDKLTLSNRIVMAPMTRGFSPEGVPGPEVAEYYRRRAAGGVGLIITEGTGINHPSSVSGVSIPLFHGEDSLQGWANVVKAVHEAGGKIMPQLWHVGTARRSGDLPNAEAEPVSPSGVSMAGEPSREPLTEEEIQGLVQAFAQAAADAQRIGFDGIELHGAHGYLIDQFFWEQTNRRADNYGGDLVRRTQFAVEVIKACRAAVGPDFPIVLRFSQWKMGNYEARLVETPEQLEQFLAPLSAAGVDIFHCSTRRFWLPEFEGSELNLAGWTQKITGKPAISVGSVGLEAEFVDRATENQGTGDAHLDLLNEKLENNEFDLIALGRVLLSDPEWPAKVREGRISEIIPFTTEVLQTLH, encoded by the coding sequence ATGAACGTACCTTCAGCATTATTCAAACCTTTCACCTCGGACAAGCTAACATTGTCTAATCGAATCGTTATGGCACCCATGACTCGCGGATTCTCACCAGAGGGCGTACCTGGACCGGAAGTTGCTGAATACTATCGTCGCAGAGCAGCAGGTGGAGTGGGGCTCATCATAACAGAAGGTACAGGCATTAATCATCCATCTTCGGTTAGTGGAGTGAGTATTCCATTATTCCATGGTGAAGATTCGTTGCAAGGATGGGCTAATGTAGTGAAAGCAGTACATGAAGCGGGTGGCAAAATCATGCCACAATTGTGGCATGTGGGTACAGCACGTCGTTCCGGTGACTTGCCTAACGCAGAAGCTGAGCCTGTAAGTCCGTCAGGGGTTAGCATGGCGGGTGAACCATCACGTGAACCATTAACGGAAGAGGAGATTCAAGGGCTTGTACAGGCATTTGCCCAAGCGGCAGCGGATGCACAGCGAATCGGGTTTGACGGCATTGAACTGCATGGCGCCCATGGATACCTGATTGACCAATTCTTCTGGGAGCAGACGAATCGACGGGCCGACAATTATGGTGGTGATTTGGTACGGCGAACTCAATTTGCGGTTGAAGTGATTAAAGCTTGTCGTGCGGCGGTTGGTCCTGATTTCCCAATTGTGCTCCGGTTCTCCCAATGGAAGATGGGGAATTATGAGGCACGTCTGGTGGAGACGCCAGAACAATTGGAGCAATTCCTGGCCCCACTCAGTGCTGCTGGCGTGGATATATTCCATTGCTCTACACGCCGGTTCTGGTTACCGGAATTCGAAGGATCTGAGCTGAATCTCGCGGGTTGGACGCAAAAAATAACGGGTAAACCAGCTATTTCCGTTGGATCGGTAGGTCTTGAAGCTGAATTTGTAGATAGAGCAACCGAGAACCAGGGAACAGGGGATGCCCATCTGGATCTATTAAATGAGAAGCTGGAGAACAATGAATTTGACCTGATCGCCTTGGGTCGTGTTCTGCTTAGTGATCCCGAATGGCCTGCCAAAGTTCGTGAAGGTCGCATATCCGAAATCATTCCATTTACAACGGAAGTGTTGCAAACACTCCATTAA
- a CDS encoding ABC transporter ATP-binding protein translates to MEICSVKQISKIYKGIVSYEALSGIDLSIQEGEFVGIMGPSGSGKTTLLNMISTIDHPTSGELRIAGKNPFELDQDELALFRRKELGFVFQSFNLLNTLTVKENIVLPLTLDGVSLAEMNTRVEQLASKLGIESILNKRTYEISGGQAQRTAIARALIHSPKLILADEPTGNLDSKAARDVMEILETRNQEDQATMLLVTHDAVAASYCSRVVFIKDGKLYNEIHYGDNRAAFYQKIINVLSLMGGSGHEFSPVRH, encoded by the coding sequence ATGGAGATTTGTTCTGTGAAACAGATCAGTAAAATCTACAAAGGCATCGTATCTTATGAAGCGTTATCAGGTATTGACCTCAGTATTCAGGAAGGTGAGTTTGTTGGCATCATGGGACCATCGGGTAGTGGAAAAACAACGCTGCTGAACATGATCTCAACCATTGATCATCCAACATCAGGAGAACTGCGAATTGCAGGGAAGAATCCGTTTGAATTGGATCAGGATGAACTCGCGCTGTTCCGGCGCAAAGAGCTTGGTTTCGTTTTTCAATCGTTCAATCTGTTAAATACACTGACAGTCAAGGAAAACATTGTGCTGCCACTGACTCTTGACGGTGTTTCGCTAGCAGAGATGAACACACGTGTGGAACAACTGGCAAGCAAGCTCGGGATCGAAAGTATTCTGAACAAACGGACATATGAGATATCAGGAGGACAGGCACAGCGTACGGCCATTGCCAGAGCGCTTATCCATTCCCCGAAGCTGATTCTGGCTGATGAGCCAACAGGCAACCTGGATTCGAAGGCGGCAAGAGATGTGATGGAGATTCTCGAAACCCGCAATCAGGAGGATCAGGCTACGATGCTATTGGTCACCCATGATGCAGTAGCCGCAAGTTATTGCAGTCGGGTTGTCTTTATCAAGGATGGCAAACTGTACAATGAAATTCACTACGGCGATAATCGTGCAGCTTTTTACCAGAAGATTATTAATGTATTATCCCTAATGGGAGGGTCAGGACATGAATTTTCGCCAGTTCGCCATTAA
- a CDS encoding response regulator transcription factor, with amino-acid sequence MYTIMIIEDDPKIAGLLKSHIERYGDRAVLVEDFEMIVQQFEQVQPHVVLLDINLPSYDGFYWCRQIRTLSTCPILFISARSGKMDQVMALENGADDYITKPFEHEIVIAKIRSQLRRVYGDYATRDEERKVELDGLVVYLERLEIQLGDRKVQLTKKETILLETLLRRSPKLVSRETILEKLWDDSFVDDNTLSVNVTRVRKRLAELGITDALETVRGSGYRLNNTWKASSPS; translated from the coding sequence ATGTATACCATTATGATAATAGAGGACGATCCCAAGATTGCGGGGTTATTGAAATCTCATATTGAACGCTACGGGGACCGTGCCGTTCTGGTCGAGGATTTTGAGATGATTGTACAACAGTTTGAGCAGGTACAGCCACATGTGGTACTTCTGGATATCAACTTGCCCAGTTACGATGGTTTCTATTGGTGCCGCCAGATTCGTACGCTGTCCACATGCCCCATTTTGTTTATCTCCGCGCGGAGCGGAAAAATGGATCAGGTCATGGCACTGGAGAACGGGGCAGATGATTATATCACGAAGCCATTTGAGCATGAGATTGTTATAGCGAAAATTCGAAGTCAGCTACGCCGGGTATATGGGGACTATGCTACACGTGATGAAGAGCGCAAGGTGGAACTGGACGGCTTGGTCGTGTACTTGGAAAGACTGGAGATTCAGCTTGGTGATCGCAAAGTGCAGCTGACAAAGAAGGAAACGATTCTGCTGGAAACGTTACTGCGCCGCAGTCCCAAGCTGGTGAGCAGAGAGACTATCTTGGAGAAGCTGTGGGATGACTCTTTTGTGGATGACAATACTCTCAGCGTTAACGTTACTCGGGTGCGTAAACGATTAGCTGAGCTTGGTATTACGGATGCACTGGAAACGGTCAGAGGTTCTGGTTACCGATTGAACAATACCTGGAAGGCCTCTTCACCATCATGA
- the nagZ gene encoding beta-N-acetylhexosaminidase: MYNYRYTSNNKWRKPLHMMCLLLGIVLLLSACGQAQKPSSATDSNTGSNASSNSGQSSSSPEQNTAPPQEEVPEEPQEEVDPVQEQLNSLTLEEKIGQMILAGVQGTTLDDQAKQMITNQKVGGIIFYANNVSTLEGTAKFVQSIKEANQSNPIPIFMSVDQEGGKVSRMPETVESIPSSRKVGETKDSALAETMGELLARQVQLAGFNVDFAPVLDVNSNPKNPVIGDRSFGSSAELVSRMGIAEMKGLRNEGIIPVVKHFPGHGDTSVDSHLDLPVVNKTEKQLAELEWIPFQAAVKEQVEAVMVAHILFPKLDPDHPASLSDVIIGEHLRGKFKYDGVVITDDLSMGAIAKNFKLDQAALATVKAGSDILLVAHSYESAKTIFDTLISAVKSGKITESRIDESVYRILALKQQYKLSDDQKASGDLKQLNADIVDWRKQIDAR; encoded by the coding sequence TTGTACAACTATAGGTACACCTCGAACAATAAATGGAGAAAACCACTGCATATGATGTGTCTTCTGCTGGGGATCGTTCTGCTTTTATCGGCATGTGGCCAAGCACAGAAACCTTCCTCCGCAACGGACTCGAATACCGGATCGAACGCTAGCTCCAACTCAGGGCAATCTTCCTCATCGCCGGAGCAGAATACCGCTCCACCGCAGGAAGAAGTACCAGAGGAACCGCAAGAAGAAGTCGATCCGGTGCAGGAGCAGCTCAATTCATTAACGTTAGAAGAGAAGATTGGACAGATGATACTGGCCGGTGTTCAAGGGACAACGTTGGATGATCAAGCCAAACAGATGATTACGAATCAAAAGGTAGGGGGCATTATTTTCTATGCCAACAATGTTTCGACACTTGAGGGAACAGCCAAGTTTGTGCAATCCATCAAGGAAGCGAATCAGTCCAACCCGATACCGATCTTCATGAGTGTAGATCAGGAGGGCGGCAAAGTCAGTCGTATGCCGGAGACGGTGGAATCCATTCCTTCCAGTAGAAAAGTAGGCGAGACGAAAGACAGCGCGCTTGCTGAAACGATGGGCGAATTGCTGGCCAGACAAGTTCAGCTTGCGGGTTTTAATGTGGACTTTGCTCCTGTGCTGGATGTGAACAGTAACCCGAAGAACCCGGTGATTGGAGATCGTTCATTCGGCAGCTCGGCAGAACTGGTGTCACGTATGGGGATTGCAGAGATGAAGGGATTACGTAATGAAGGCATTATTCCGGTAGTGAAACATTTTCCGGGTCATGGTGATACGTCCGTGGACTCCCATCTCGATCTGCCTGTTGTGAACAAAACGGAAAAACAACTGGCCGAGCTTGAATGGATTCCATTCCAGGCCGCAGTGAAGGAGCAGGTAGAGGCGGTCATGGTTGCACACATTTTGTTCCCGAAGCTGGACCCGGATCATCCGGCATCCTTATCCGATGTCATAATTGGTGAACATTTGCGTGGGAAGTTCAAGTATGATGGTGTGGTCATCACAGATGACCTGAGTATGGGTGCAATCGCGAAGAACTTCAAGTTGGACCAGGCAGCCCTGGCAACTGTTAAAGCAGGAAGTGACATTCTGTTGGTAGCTCACAGTTATGAGAGTGCCAAGACAATTTTTGATACGCTAATAAGTGCAGTTAAGTCAGGCAAGATCACCGAGTCCCGAATTGATGAAAGTGTATATCGTATCCTGGCATTGAAGCAACAATACAAGTTATCGGATGATCAGAAAGCTTCCGGAGACCTGAAGCAATTGAATGCAGATATTGTGGATTGGCGTAAGCAAATCGATGCTAGATAA
- a CDS encoding AI-2E family transporter encodes MFKVNTFVRFSIALALILVNIYLLSRVSFIFQPLVTMITVITVPMMLSVFFYYLLRPLVNYMEKKKINRTLSILLIYLVIAILGVFFIIGLWPSLREQLINLVDNAPNLINSLSEQLRELEQNGAIQALFPEGSTPFSQITEYINKGFNFVTNYVSGFFSLVSSFAIILFTLPILLFYMLLQGEKFGRKLAHIAPKRFQKDSREVVIEIDQALSGFIVGRVLVNLALGVLMYIGFLIIGLPYALLLTVIAVIMNFVPFIGAIVSSVPIVIMGLVVSPSVAIWSLIIILVAQQIQDNLVAPYVFGKKLDIHPLTTIILVLGAGDLGGIIAILIIIPVYMIVKILLVRIYNMFFKDKWQNA; translated from the coding sequence TTGTTCAAAGTAAATACGTTTGTCCGGTTCAGTATTGCACTGGCGCTGATATTGGTTAATATCTATTTATTATCACGTGTAAGCTTCATCTTTCAGCCGCTCGTCACCATGATCACGGTTATTACCGTGCCGATGATGTTGTCGGTGTTCTTTTATTATCTGCTAAGGCCGCTTGTGAATTATATGGAGAAGAAGAAAATAAATCGCACGCTAAGTATTTTGCTAATCTATCTGGTTATTGCTATTCTGGGAGTGTTCTTCATCATTGGCTTATGGCCATCGTTACGTGAGCAACTGATCAATCTGGTTGATAACGCGCCGAATCTGATCAATTCATTAAGTGAACAGCTGAGAGAGCTGGAGCAGAATGGTGCCATTCAGGCCTTGTTCCCTGAGGGCTCGACACCTTTCTCCCAGATCACGGAGTATATCAACAAAGGATTTAACTTTGTGACCAACTACGTAAGTGGATTTTTCTCACTCGTTTCCAGTTTTGCGATCATCTTGTTTACACTACCGATCCTTTTGTTCTATATGCTGTTACAAGGCGAGAAATTTGGTCGTAAATTGGCACATATCGCTCCAAAACGTTTCCAAAAGGACAGCCGTGAAGTTGTAATTGAGATTGATCAGGCATTGAGTGGTTTTATCGTGGGAAGAGTTTTGGTGAATCTGGCACTGGGGGTACTGATGTATATCGGTTTCTTGATCATTGGACTGCCGTACGCATTACTGCTCACGGTAATTGCGGTCATCATGAACTTTGTTCCGTTTATCGGAGCGATTGTGTCGTCCGTGCCTATTGTGATCATGGGTCTCGTGGTATCACCATCGGTTGCCATCTGGTCTCTGATTATTATTCTTGTCGCTCAGCAGATTCAGGACAACCTGGTTGCACCGTACGTATTCGGCAAAAAGCTGGATATTCACCCGCTCACGACCATCATTCTGGTGTTGGGTGCAGGGGACCTGGGTGGAATTATTGCCATCCTGATTATTATCCCGGTTTATATGATCGTTAAAATTCTTTTGGTTCGAATCTATAACATGTTCTTCAAGGACAAATGGCAGAATGCATAG
- a CDS encoding HAMP domain-containing sensor histidine kinase — MKRPWKAREKRLLQTSLTLDFLLFNFFLLLLVLIVYLMVSLDVVDFRISDQVVDPDLNVEAHVYVAELENEFYSGGGSVSKGQDTEIQRLKDSGGWIEILDANRKIIRHVGDKQDAFTQYSEADLYDGLENRSDQEYYYSITPLSTEGAAAYVLLKIPRDLVSVRINDNQLITNLKHPLSFYIMIGIGLVLLLIFVYSYWVARRIKKPLSILSSGLTQMIQGNYSTRMSISAEREFVQIGETFNYMADVIENTSAEKRYAEESKQRLIVDLSHDLKTPITSIQGYAQALVEGRGEDKDRQQRYLGYIYNKSVQVARMIQNMLELLKVDSPDFRMHIQRREIGEFVREIMADTYGEIEQKQFVLHVLVPDEVIYARYDPELLSRVIQNLITNALSYNPIGTELRVELIPLHTHVVIEVADNGVGIPQELWSTIFDPFVRGDEARTATGGTGLGLSIARRNTEKMGGRLILSRRGRETTVFTIEIPN, encoded by the coding sequence TTGAAGCGCCCATGGAAAGCTAGAGAAAAGCGACTGTTGCAGACATCCCTGACACTGGACTTCTTGCTGTTCAACTTCTTTTTGCTGTTACTGGTATTGATTGTGTACCTTATGGTTTCACTGGATGTCGTGGATTTTCGCATTTCGGATCAGGTGGTTGATCCGGATCTGAATGTTGAAGCCCACGTGTATGTAGCAGAGCTGGAGAACGAATTTTACTCCGGTGGAGGTTCGGTGTCGAAAGGCCAAGACACAGAGATTCAACGTCTCAAGGATAGCGGTGGCTGGATTGAAATATTGGATGCGAATCGCAAAATCATTCGTCATGTGGGAGACAAGCAAGATGCGTTCACGCAATACAGTGAAGCCGATCTGTATGATGGACTGGAAAATCGGAGTGACCAGGAATACTATTATTCGATCACTCCTCTCTCGACAGAAGGAGCGGCAGCGTATGTATTGCTCAAAATCCCGCGTGATCTGGTCAGCGTGCGAATTAATGATAATCAGTTGATTACCAATCTGAAACATCCATTATCCTTTTACATTATGATTGGCATCGGTTTGGTTTTATTATTGATCTTTGTCTACAGCTATTGGGTCGCACGGAGAATCAAAAAACCACTTAGTATCCTCTCCTCGGGTCTTACGCAGATGATACAAGGGAATTATAGTACACGGATGTCGATCTCGGCCGAGAGGGAATTTGTCCAGATTGGTGAGACCTTTAACTACATGGCGGATGTCATTGAGAACACCTCTGCAGAGAAACGTTACGCCGAAGAGAGCAAACAGCGACTGATTGTAGATTTATCACATGATCTGAAGACACCGATAACATCCATACAGGGATATGCGCAGGCATTGGTGGAAGGACGTGGGGAGGACAAGGACAGGCAGCAAAGATATCTGGGATACATCTATAACAAGTCCGTTCAAGTTGCACGCATGATACAGAATATGTTGGAGTTGCTTAAGGTGGATTCGCCCGATTTTCGCATGCATATTCAGAGAAGAGAGATTGGAGAATTCGTGCGCGAGATTATGGCAGATACCTATGGGGAGATTGAACAGAAACAGTTTGTCCTTCATGTACTTGTTCCTGATGAGGTGATCTACGCGAGGTATGATCCGGAGCTGTTATCCAGAGTCATCCAGAACCTGATTACCAATGCTCTGTCTTATAATCCAATCGGGACCGAACTGCGCGTCGAACTCATTCCGCTTCATACCCATGTGGTGATAGAGGTGGCAGATAACGGAGTGGGCATACCACAAGAACTGTGGTCAACGATCTTTGACCCGTTTGTACGAGGGGATGAGGCGCGGACAGCGACCGGAGGCACCGGACTTGGTTTGTCCATCGCACGACGTAATACGGAGAAAATGGGCGGACGGCTGATCCTTTCCCGGCGTGGGCGAGAGACCACCGTGTTTACCATTGAAATTCCAAATTAA
- a CDS encoding sensor histidine kinase produces MRLFIREHLALTCWVVAILFTVVAVFWYDGYNDWITAGYAVALGLFLYIGYLVYRYYSHRSFYTRMSRSMDSLKEFVPLNETSPLSLALEKLLDSQYGQYHAHLHRLEQRQQEYLTFMNQWVHQMKTPLSVIELTVEDQEDDDPRFISIREEADQMRRGLETVLYVARLDTFEQDFSVEPVILKTAGEEAIHELKRFFIRNHVYPEMHIDSALVVQSDTKWIRFVLVQLLSNAIKYSAGSGQKIYVRAYEAERSIMLEVQDQGIGIPKSDLNRVFQPFFTGENGRHFKESTGMGLYIAKEVLTRMNHRIDLESVYGEGTIVRITFNS; encoded by the coding sequence ATGAGATTGTTTATACGAGAACATCTCGCTTTAACGTGCTGGGTTGTTGCTATCTTGTTCACCGTTGTTGCAGTGTTCTGGTATGACGGCTATAACGATTGGATCACGGCTGGTTATGCCGTAGCGTTGGGATTATTTTTATACATCGGATATTTGGTGTATCGTTATTATTCACATCGCTCCTTTTATACCCGGATGTCACGATCAATGGATTCGCTGAAGGAATTTGTACCATTGAACGAAACAAGTCCTTTATCACTGGCGCTGGAAAAGCTGCTGGATTCACAATACGGACAGTACCATGCTCATCTCCATCGGCTGGAACAACGGCAGCAAGAATATCTGACATTCATGAACCAGTGGGTCCATCAGATGAAGACACCGTTATCCGTCATTGAGTTGACCGTGGAAGATCAGGAGGATGACGATCCTCGGTTCATAAGCATTCGGGAGGAAGCGGACCAGATGAGGCGAGGTTTGGAGACTGTGCTGTATGTAGCGCGGTTGGATACCTTCGAGCAGGATTTCAGTGTGGAACCTGTGATACTGAAGACCGCTGGGGAAGAAGCGATCCATGAACTCAAGCGATTCTTTATTCGCAATCACGTCTATCCAGAGATGCATATCGATTCTGCGCTGGTTGTGCAATCCGATACCAAGTGGATTCGTTTTGTATTGGTACAGTTACTGTCGAACGCAATCAAATACTCCGCGGGCAGCGGGCAAAAGATCTATGTGCGTGCGTATGAAGCGGAACGCTCCATCATGCTGGAAGTACAGGATCAAGGCATCGGGATTCCGAAGTCTGATCTTAACCGGGTATTCCAACCTTTCTTCACCGGGGAGAACGGGCGACATTTCAAAGAGTCCACAGGCATGGGGCTGTATATTGCCAAAGAAGTGTTAACACGGATGAATCATCGGATTGATCTTGAATCCGTGTACGGTGAAGGAACGATCGTCCGAATTACATTCAACTCCTGA
- a CDS encoding Asp23/Gls24 family envelope stress response protein: protein MSEIIEKQYNEPEYIAPQSVQMGTIHISNDVLSKIVGMAAQSTAGVSSMSVGLTEGIAKSISGKSLQKGIDVHVKDDQATIQLRINIQYGNKMHEVCRELQHNVQQAVEQLAGVMVDEIKVQVVGISMPEMV from the coding sequence ATGTCTGAAATTATCGAAAAACAATACAATGAACCTGAATATATCGCACCTCAATCTGTTCAAATGGGTACCATTCACATCTCGAACGATGTGTTATCCAAGATCGTGGGGATGGCCGCTCAATCAACGGCTGGTGTATCCTCCATGTCCGTTGGACTGACTGAAGGGATTGCCAAGAGTATTAGCGGCAAGAGTCTGCAAAAAGGGATTGACGTACACGTCAAAGACGATCAGGCAACCATCCAGCTGCGAATTAATATCCAATATGGCAACAAGATGCACGAGGTTTGCCGTGAACTTCAACATAATGTTCAACAGGCTGTAGAACAATTAGCCGGCGTCATGGTCGATGAAATCAAAGTGCAAGTTGTTGGCATATCCATGCCGGAGATGGTATAA
- a CDS encoding response regulator transcription factor → MRYTVLIADDEPEIVELLQLYLEKDYTIKTAVNGAEALQTIRSTQIDLVILDIMMPVMDGLQLIKQIRATHHMPVLFLSAKSQDHDKILGLGLGADDYIAKPFNPLEIVARVEALLRRVNHFDAAEIPAAKEQNLVLGDLMLDRSQCILFRSGSPVTLTSTEYKIMELLLDQPGRVFTRKKIYEAVWDDYYAHEDSTIMVHISNIREKIERDSRQPEYLKTIRGLGYKIEAPMES, encoded by the coding sequence ATGAGATACACCGTATTAATTGCAGATGACGAACCAGAGATTGTTGAACTGCTTCAACTATATCTGGAGAAGGACTATACCATTAAAACTGCGGTGAATGGAGCCGAGGCGCTACAAACCATACGTTCAACACAGATCGATCTGGTCATACTGGACATCATGATGCCTGTAATGGATGGATTGCAGTTGATCAAACAGATCAGAGCTACACATCACATGCCTGTATTGTTCCTATCCGCCAAAAGTCAGGATCACGATAAAATCCTTGGATTAGGACTTGGGGCAGATGATTATATAGCAAAGCCATTCAACCCGCTTGAGATTGTCGCCAGGGTAGAGGCGTTGCTCAGAAGAGTCAATCATTTTGATGCAGCGGAGATCCCCGCAGCGAAAGAACAGAATCTGGTTTTAGGTGATCTGATGCTGGATCGATCCCAATGTATCCTTTTTCGTTCAGGAAGTCCTGTAACATTAACCTCTACAGAGTATAAAATTATGGAATTGTTGCTTGATCAACCTGGCCGAGTGTTCACCCGTAAAAAAATATACGAAGCGGTCTGGGACGATTATTATGCGCACGAGGACAGCACGATTATGGTACATATCAGCAACATTCGGGAGAAGATCGAGCGTGACTCCAGACAACCGGAATATCTCAAAACGATAAGGGGACTGGGATACAAAATTGAAGCGCCCATGGAAAGCTAG